One genomic segment of Planctomycetaceae bacterium includes these proteins:
- a CDS encoding endo-1,4-beta-xylanase — protein MGTIQFHTEHPGLLSETGIARADFVTFDGRVIPSSTTLKGGLLTCDRAQMESSRLRILCQVSPTEQFVAQTTCLRETPVPYQLEVELARGELSRLRNHYGLWTGAGLRSSPEVDTTRDMAHRTFRNAVVAPGSLDSAIRALRLAHHATDQLCELYTRQRLAFRRQRSTQFPVFLGCRLSEIPARPELYMDAFNAVLVNTDWSRMEPSDGDYQWTQTDALVDWATTNRLFLMGGPLVDLSRNRFPNWMQCWHGDPVNMQSFTADFVETVVGHYVGRIRHWEVICGANRGGACGLTEEQRLNLALQAIGAARQVDEQIQISLRVVQPWGEYISTTQNRLPPIQFVDTLRRSGVSIDEVSLEIRCGQDDLASLPRDLLSFSQLLDHWSMLQVPLNVMVALPELVDSDGSSVSEPQFEVQQAQWLENVLLMCLSKERVTGVYCFDWDAASQDHATSSLLQRPDGSVHPAYERLKDLEQRYWPEQAGL, from the coding sequence ATGGGAACGATTCAGTTTCACACCGAACATCCGGGACTGCTTTCAGAAACAGGTATCGCACGCGCCGACTTCGTCACGTTTGACGGGCGAGTGATCCCGTCGTCAACGACGCTCAAAGGCGGATTGCTCACCTGCGATCGTGCTCAGATGGAAAGCAGCCGCCTGAGAATTCTGTGTCAGGTCAGCCCAACCGAACAGTTCGTGGCGCAGACCACCTGCCTGCGGGAAACGCCGGTTCCGTACCAACTGGAAGTCGAACTGGCCCGCGGCGAGCTTTCTCGCCTGCGAAATCACTATGGACTGTGGACGGGAGCCGGGCTGCGATCTTCTCCGGAAGTGGACACAACTCGCGACATGGCCCATCGCACGTTTCGCAACGCCGTTGTGGCTCCCGGATCGCTGGATTCCGCGATTCGAGCACTCCGCCTGGCCCACCACGCCACCGATCAGCTTTGTGAACTTTACACCCGGCAGCGGCTGGCGTTTCGACGGCAGCGATCGACTCAGTTTCCGGTGTTTTTGGGTTGCCGGCTGTCGGAGATTCCGGCAAGGCCGGAGCTGTACATGGACGCATTCAACGCCGTCCTGGTCAATACTGACTGGAGCCGAATGGAACCGTCCGACGGCGACTATCAGTGGACTCAGACGGACGCGCTGGTTGACTGGGCCACCACGAACCGCCTGTTCCTGATGGGGGGACCGCTGGTGGATCTGTCTCGCAACCGGTTTCCCAACTGGATGCAATGCTGGCACGGCGACCCCGTCAACATGCAGAGCTTCACAGCCGATTTCGTTGAAACGGTTGTTGGCCACTATGTCGGCCGCATTCGGCACTGGGAAGTCATCTGCGGTGCAAACCGCGGCGGCGCCTGCGGACTGACCGAGGAACAGCGTCTGAATCTGGCCCTGCAGGCGATCGGTGCCGCACGACAGGTCGACGAGCAGATACAAATCAGCCTGCGCGTCGTGCAGCCGTGGGGTGAGTACATCAGCACGACACAGAATCGACTGCCCCCGATTCAGTTCGTTGACACGCTGCGGCGAAGCGGTGTGTCCATCGACGAAGTCAGCCTGGAAATTCGCTGCGGACAGGACGATCTGGCCAGTCTGCCACGAGATCTGCTGTCGTTCTCGCAGCTACTGGACCACTGGTCGATGTTGCAGGTCCCGCTGAACGTGATGGTTGCTCTGCCCGAACTTGTTGATTCAGACGGTTCTTCGGTCAGCGAACCGCAGTTCGAAGTGCAGCAGGCTCAGTGGCTGGAAAACGTCCTGCTGATGTGCCTGTCGAAAGAGCGAGTCACTGGAGTCTACTGTTTCGACTGGGACGCAGCGTCGCAGGATCATGCCACCAGTTCGCTGCTGCAGCGTCCCGACGGCTCAGTGCATCCCGCATACGAAAGACTCAAGGATCTCGAACAGCGGTACTGGCCCGAACAGGCCGGTCTTTAG
- a CDS encoding HD-GYP domain-containing protein, with the protein MRQIEDILQSTSRNVLDVHQQRLAKSNKRSEALRATVRALVTTLEGKDLYTWGHSNRVAELSRLTAMRLGLDVDCCERIYTAGLLHDVGKLGIPDTVLNKAAQLSSAEYNLIRLHPVIGFEIVQRVSSLADVAPAVLYHHEAFDGAGYPDGLVGDEIPLDARILGVADAFDAMTSARSYRNKMSPRRAEAILLDGCGRQWDAECVRAFLSATDGARLTIQQPSMTSVRLR; encoded by the coding sequence ATGCGGCAGATCGAAGACATCCTGCAAAGCACGTCGCGAAACGTTCTGGACGTCCATCAGCAGCGACTGGCCAAATCCAACAAGCGCAGCGAAGCGCTGCGGGCAACCGTGCGAGCGCTGGTGACGACGCTGGAAGGAAAGGACCTGTATACGTGGGGCCACAGCAACCGTGTCGCTGAACTTTCCCGATTGACGGCGATGCGGCTGGGGCTGGACGTCGACTGCTGCGAACGGATCTACACCGCCGGGCTTCTGCACGACGTCGGCAAGCTCGGAATTCCGGATACGGTCCTGAACAAGGCCGCTCAGCTAAGCAGTGCCGAATACAACCTGATCCGGCTGCACCCGGTGATCGGATTCGAAATCGTCCAGCGCGTCAGCAGCCTTGCCGACGTGGCTCCCGCCGTCCTGTATCACCATGAAGCGTTCGACGGCGCGGGTTATCCGGACGGTCTGGTCGGTGATGAGATTCCGCTGGACGCCAGAATTCTGGGCGTTGCCGACGCCTTCGATGCGATGACCAGCGCTCGTTCCTACCGCAACAAAATGTCCCCGCGCCGCGCGGAAGCGATTCTGCTTGACGGATGCGGCCGTCAGTGGGACGCGGAATGCGTCAGAGCCTTCCTGTCGGCGACCGACGGGGCACGGCTGACAATTCAACAACCGTCTATGACCAGCGTACGTCTGCGTTGA